Within Thermococcus indicus, the genomic segment TGACGGCTTTCCCCACAGATTCAGCTTCTTCCTCATTCAGGGCTCCCAAAAAGCCAGGAAGTGCGTCCCCGTCCCGGAGGAGAAGCTCAAGCGCAATATCCTCAAGGACCTCCTCACCCCCAACTTTCCTTACAAGACGCACTGCAGAGAAGCCCTGACCACTTAGGGCAAACGCAAAGGCCAGGCTCGGAAGAAAATCCCTGCCGAGCTTTTCGGCCATCTCATCCGCAACGTTCTCAAGGAGGTCTATGTGGTGCCCCAGCACGCCCTTGTCCTTGAGGTAAAACACAACCTCCTTGAAGATATGCTTGGCAAGGTTCCTGTCCACAATCTCCCGGAGGCTCAGTATGGCGTTCTCATAGTTCCCGCTGTAGAGGTAACCCTTCACGACCTCGGCCAGTGCCCTGGAACGATACGGCTCGCGTGTCACGTATTCCAGGACCAGCTTATTCCGCCTGAGGCGGTAGGCGGCTTTCAATGGGTCCCTACCAATCAGGGCAGTGTTCCTTGCTAAGATCTCAACCAGAACCTTGTTTCTGAGTTTTTCGTTATGTATCTCCGACGCAAACAGGATGGCATCCCCTATGTAACCGAGAGAAAGAAGGTACTCCACAGCGGTCTTCATAACGACATCCCTGTGGGACTGCGGGAGCACCTTTGAGTCCTCGAGGACACTGTTGTATACCCTTCGGAAGGATTTAATCCCTGCTTTAGCCATGGAATACCCGATAGAGAGAAGCGCTCGAAACATCGTCGGGGGATCGTCTATTTCCCTGGCGGCCTCAACGGCCATTACAAATGCCTCTCTGTACAGTTCATTATGCGTCCTGGCAAGCCTTTCACCAATTTTAGCGTACGTTGTGGATTTTACATAGCCATCAGCGATGACATCCACCGAGGAAAGAATCTCCTTCACTAGCATGGACAGACCCCCGGAATCGACGGAAACGATTACTACCGCCAAAATTTGATTGTAGGCCGATTCTTATTAACTTAACCCTCGGAACGTTTTTAAGAGGCTCCGATCAGTGCATAAACATGTACGCGGTCATATTTGGCAAGAATCCGGCGCTCAGCGAGGCGGAATTTTATTCATTCAGCAGAAGATTCGGCCTAAAGGTTAGCCCAATTGAGTCAAGCCGTTACTGGTTGTTATTCGATTCATCGTCTCACGTTGAAAGATATTTCCACTGGCTCGGTGGCTCTCTAAAGCTCGTTAGGATAGCCGGAGAGGGTGAGGAGGCCATAAAGGACCTCGAATACGCTAGGCTCTTCACGGTCAGCCTCTACGGCAGAAACGACTGGAAGCTCTGGCGGAAGCTGGGGAGCGCGGTAAAGAGGGAATTCAAAGCCGAAGGCCCCTCAAAGTTCTTCAAGCCGGCAAAAGTTTACTCCATGCCCGCCGAGCTTATCCTTAAGGGCTTTCCAGAGGTTAAGGACTTCGTATTTCTCCTCCGCGAGGACGGGAGCTTTCTTGTAGGTGAGACCGTGAAGATCACCGACCCGTTCGAGCTGAAGAAGCTCGATGTGGGGAGGCCGGTTCAGAGGCCGATACTCTCAATCCCGCCCAGGCTCGCGAGGATAATGGTGAACCTGACGGAGGTGGGGAAGGGCTCCTTCCTCGACCCCTTCTGCGGGATAGGGACGATAGTTCAGGAGTTCGTCCTCCAGGGACTTTCAGCCTACGGGGGCGACCGAGACCCGGAGAGAATACGGGACGCCAGGAAAAACCTGGCATGGCTCAGAAAGGAGTTCCGGATCAAGAACTCCGCTCACCTTGAGGTCTGCGACGCGAGAAAGCTGAAGCGGTGCTTCCGCCAGCGGTTCGACGCGGTAGTTACGGAACCCTACCTCGGAAAGCCCCTCCGGAGAAACCCGAACAGGGGGGAGGCGATAAAACTGGCCAACGAGCTGGACAGGTTCTATTATTCTGTCTTCGAGAGCTTTGGTGATGTCCTCAAGAGAAACGGAAAGGTGGTCTTCGTCTTCCCTGCCTACAGGCTGAGCGGTGGGGGAATATACAGAAAGGAGAGGAAGTGGCTGGCCAAGCTCGGCTTCGAGGTCCTTGGGAGGTACACGGACTACGAGGAGAGGCATAAACTCGTGAGGGACATCCACGTGCTGAGGTATCGGGGCTAACCAATCAGCCTCGCGTGCTCCTGCTTTATGCAACGATGTGCAACAGCCGTTAAACCTGCCTCCTTTGCCTTTTTGAACGCCTCCCTGTTGTAGGTGTTGAACTGGAACCACACAACTTTTGCCCCCTTCTCTATCGCCTGCTCGACGTAGTCTATTGTGAACTCCGGCCTTACGAAGAGGTCGACTATCTCGACGTCATCGGGGATATCAAGAACGCTCGGGTAGCACTTTCTTCCAAGGACTTCATCGTAGCGGGGGTTCACGGGATAGACCTCATAGCCGTGTTCGAGGAGGTAGCGCATCACGTCGTTTGCGTCGCGTTCGGGCTTCGGTGAAGCGCCCACAAGGGCGATCTTCCTGTACTTCGTCAGGATTTCTCTAAGGTCATCGTCACTCAGCCTGTCAACGGGCATTATCCTGACCATCATACCACCGGTAAAGCTTGGAGGGTCAAACTTTAAAGACCTAACCGAGAGGTTTCTTCGGTGGGGGGTTTGCTTTACGAGGAAAGGTTTTCGGCGAGATGGGTCTTCCTGCTCCTGCTTCCCGCGCTCATCGCACTGGGCATTGGACTCTACATGACGTACAAGACTGAAGAAGGTATATGGGGCATCGCGGTGGCGTGGATCATAACGCTCCTGATAACCGTCGAAGTCTCGTCCTTCAAACTCCAGATTGATGAGAATTCCGTGAGGATCAGGGGAGGTCTCGGTCTCTTCGTCAGGATAACCGTTAGAATCGAGGACATCGAGGGATTCATTGTGAAGCATGACTGGAAAGCCTGCGGGGGCAGGGTTCACTTCAGTCTACCAGCGAGAGGATGTGTACTTCTCAGAAAGAGAAACGGAGGCACCGTCTCGTTTTCAACGAACAACCCGGAGGAAGTTGCGAGGGTTCTGGCTACCCTCGGCGTTCCACGAGAACCCTAGTGCCCTGAACCGATATTATTCTGACCTTTTCGCCCTTTTCGGCCCTTCCGTTTAAGCATTCCGCCTTCCAGAGCTCGCCATCGAGCTTAACGACTCCTTCTGGAGAAAGGTCTTCGACAACGAGGGCCGTTCTCCCGACCAGACTCTCGGGGCCGGTTTCGGGCCTTTTGTCCACTCCACCTCCGAGAACGAATGGCGCTATGAGAAAATCCTTGGCCAGAAGAATTAGCATCACAGGCAACCCCACCCATAGGGGAATCTCCATTCCCATCCCGGGGAGCACCAAAAAGATGAAAACGCCGACGATAATCTCATCGGCCATCAGTGCGAGGAGCTTGAGCAGATTCCCGGCTTTTATACGCCACATTTTTAGACCTCGCCCCTTGCCAGCCACTTCCAGTACGGGTTCAGCTCGACTATCGTCCACCACGTCTTAAGTTCCTTTCTGGCGTTCTTGTAATCAGGGTAAAACTCCCCCACCAGCCCCCAGAAGGCCTTCGAGTGGTTCATGTGCTTCAGATGGGCAAGCTCATGGATTACAACGTACTCCCTGAGTTCGGGCGGAATCGCTATGAGGCGGACGTTGAAGTTCAGGTTCCCCTTTGGGGAGCAGCTCCCCCACCGGCTCTTCTGGTGTCTGATGTACACCTTCCCCGGCTCCACCCCCATTCTGCCGGCGTAGGAATCCACGAGGGGCAGGAGTTCCCTTCGGAGGATTTTCTTCAGGTAGCTAACCATATCGTTGGGGTTGGGGGAAAGGACGACGGTTTTGAACTTCTCGTGAACCTTGGGCTTTCTCCCGTGGATGACCTGGTAGAACTCGCCATTGATGGGAAAGCCCGATTCGGCTATCTCGCGAAGGCCCTCTATCTCGGCCAGCTTGCCTTCAAGCCAGCCGCGGTGCCTCTCGATTAGGTTATCGACGTCGAAGCCCTCTGGGGCGGTAACCACGACCGTCCCGTCCGGCCTCACCTCAAGCCTCGCGTACTTGACCGGCCGACGGCGAACCCTCAGCATCCCCGCTCACCTTTCGATGGGTAATGAACATGCCAGCGTTCTTTCGGGATGACCGCCACCACCAGAGAGTTCACGTTGGTTCCGGTCGGCCCGATCTTGAGGAGGGCTCCGACCCTTTCCAGTGCGGGATAGGCGTCGTGCCTCCTGAGGGCTTCCTCGACGTCTATTCCCGCTTCCCTGAGAAGCCCAAGCGTTTTCCCGCCCACGATTCCGCCGGCGGCATCGGTAGGGCCGTCCGTCCCGTCGGTATCTACAGCAAGAACGACGGCGTTCAGGCCCGCTATCTTCCGGGCGATGCTCAGCGCGAACTCCTGGTTCGGCCCGCCAAGGCCGGCTTTTCCCTCGATGGTCACAGTCCACTCGCCACCGGCTATCAGGACGGTGGGCTTTGGAATCGGGCGGTCGTATCTGGCTATCTCCTGGACTACCGAGCCTATCGCCAGGGCTATCTCTCTTGCCTCGCCTTCGAGGGTCGTGGTGAGTAGCAAAGCATTGTAGCCGAGTTCCTTCGCCTTTGCCAGCGCGGATTCGCAGGCGAGGGTGTTGCTTCCGACTATGAAGTTGTGGACGTTGGGCAAATCCTCCTTGAGGGTCTCCTCGGCCTTCCCCTCAAGTCCCAGCTCGATGTGTCTCTTAACGCTCTCCGGCAGCTTTTCCCAGACGCCGTAGAGCCTCAGGATTCTGAAGGCGTCTCCGAAGGTGGTGGGGTCCTTTACGGTTGGGCCCGATGCTATCGCCTCAAGCGGGTCGCCGACGACGTCCGAGAGGATGAGACTTATCACCGTCCCCCTCACGCGCTTGGCCAACTTACCTCCCTTGACGGCCGAGATGTGCTTTCTTACTGTGTTTATCTCGTATATCTTTGCCCCGCTCTTCAGAAGGAGCTCGTTCGTTCTAATTTTGTCCTCCAGGGTTATTCCCCTCTCCGGGAGGAGGAAGAGCGCACTCCCGCCGCCGGAGATAAGGACGAGGAGGATGTCGTTCTCTCCAACCTTCTCAGCTAGTTCGAGGCCAAGCTTTCCAGCTAAGATGGAGTTCTCGTCCGGAACTGGATGGCCGGCCTCGATGACCTTCAGCCTTCCCAACCCGGGACAGTTTTCGGCGTAGCCGTACTTGGTGATTATCACCCCTCCCTCAATCCTCTCTCCGAGGGGGTCAACCACCGCTCGCGCCATTGAGCAGGCGGCCTTGCCGAAGGCCAGGAGATAGATCCTTCCCCGAACCGGAAACATCTCACCAGAAACGACCAGGTGGTTTCCCTCAATCCCGAGGTTCCTTTTCACCGCGAGGTACGGGTCAGCGGCTTTCAACGCCGCGTCCATCAGGGCGAGCGCCGTTTCTTTAGGTGTCATGTGAAAAGATAGTTTGCGGAGCTTAAAAATCAGTCGAACACCACCAGCTCAATCTCGGCGGTCGTCTCGGGGTTCTTCAGAAGCTCCACGATGCGCCGGTCTATGTCCCTGGCGGCCTTGTTGGCCCTTATCGCGAGGGTTCTGGCGTCCACGTAGGTGCTCTTCCTGATGACCATCGAGTACTCGTGCTCGAGAATCAGCTCCGGGCTCCCCTCGGCCAGGACCTCATCGGTGAGGTCGCCCACCCTGATGCGGATCAGGAGCTTCTTTCCGGCCTTGAGGGCACGTTTGAAATCCTCGCTCAGGTCGTTTATGCCCCTGTCCGCTTCGATGCACAGTATGCAGTCCCCCCTTGGGGTGAGGTAGTTTTCCTTCGTGAACTCAAGCGTCGATCTGTGGGTTGCCCTGACGTTCTCGTGTCCCCTGCAGCGGATGATCTCCCTCATCATGGCCATGAGTTCGAGAGAGGGTTTATAAGTTTGAAGAGGGAAAAGCTTTAAAACGGCTTTCGAGATTGGGGTATGGTTGTCAGAGTCAAGATAACGGGGGGATTGATGATGGGAAACATCAAGCAGACTTTCATCAAGAGAACCGCTCGCGAGCTGTTTGACCGCTACCCGAACGAGTTCACCAGGGACTTCGAGCACAACAAGAAGAAGGTCGAGGAGCTCACCAACGTCACCAGCAAGACCATCAGGAACAGGATAGCCGGTTACGTAACCAAGCTCGTGAGGATGAAGGAAGAGGGCAAGATGCTCTGAGCCCTTTTCTAGGATTTATTATCTTCGGACCCTTCCAGCCGATTCTTAAAAGCTTTCCAGGTCCTCAAGTATCTTTCTCGGCAGCCTGGGGGCGAACTCCTTCAGGAGCCTCTCGAACTCCCGTTCGTTTTCCTGAGCCACCCTTCTGAAGAAATTCTCTATGTACGTCTCCGTCAGCAGGCGGACTTCCTCCAGCTCCTGCTTTGTCCGGATTATCTCATTTATCCTCTCCTGTATTTCCGCCAGAAACGTTAGGAGCTCGTCTATTTTGGCGTCCGCGGGCTCGGTGGACTTTATGAGCGCCCTGGCCTGGTTGTACTCCCTGGTTCTCCTGGGGGCCTTCGGCTCGTACATCTCGGTGCCGAAGGTGTACGGAGTGAGGAGTACCTCCATTCTGAAGCCCCTCTTTATCGTGTAGTACTTCCTGGGCCTGCCGCGCGGTATCTTCTCGGTCCTTCCCTCTATGAGCCCGGCGCTCTCGAGTATCCTCAGATGCTCAAGGACCGCCTTCTGACCGACCCCCAGCTCCTGGCTCAGCTCGCTCACAAAGTAAGGTCTCTTGGTGAGCAGGATGAGTATCCTCCTGCGGGTCTCGTTTCCCAGTATGTCCAGCAGCCTCCCCATGTTCTTATTTGACTCCATGGCCTCTCACCCCCTTTCCCTAACCTGATGTAAGAAAAGATTACTTTAAGCTTTTCGGTGGATCCGGGAGAAAAATTGGGGGATTAGGGAACAACGTGGTGCTCCCTGCATCTGGCTTCATAGCTCTCGCTGCTTCCGACGAGGATTATCGGGGAGTCCCTCGGGGCCGGCTTCCCATCAATAAGACGCTGGCTCCTGGTCGCGGGTTTCCCGCAGACCGTGCAGACGGCGGTGAGGTAGACGATGTTATCCGCACGGACGAGGAGGTCCCTGGTCACCGGGAAGGGGTCCCCCTTGAAGTCGAGGTTGAGGCCGCTCGCAATCACGTAGATTCCCTCGTCGGCGAGGCGGTTCAGCGTCTCGACTATTACCTGCGGAAAGAACTGAACCTCGTCCACCCCGATTACCTCGAAACCCTCATCCAGGGTAATCCTCTCAATGAGTTCGACGCCTTCCTCATTCGTGGGGACGACAAAGGCCTCATACCTGAGACCGTTGTGGGCAACCACGTCATCCTCGGAATATCTGTTGTCGATGCTGGGCTTGAAGAGGGCGGCCTTTCTCTTGGCGAAGGTCTGCCGCTCTATCCTCTTTATAAGCTCGGTGGTTTTGCCCGCGAACATCGGCCCAGTTATGACCTCCAGGAATCCACCAGGGTGAACCATAACACCACCGGGAGAAGAACATCCCTACCCGTTAAATCTCCTCCGGGAGAAAAGTTGAACGGAAGACGAAAATAGAGAAGAAAAGCCGTCAAACCTGTCAGACCGGGGTGACGTGGCCCCACTTCTCCAGGGCACGGGCAAGTTCCCTGTGGCTCTTGGCGTATTCGTCGAGGGGGATTCCCTGCATTATGGCATCTATCGCCTGCCTGACGGCCCTTGCACCCGCAGCAGGCCCATCGGGATGTCCGAGGGTTCCTCCACCGAGCTGGAAGACGATGTCGGTTCCGAGGGCATCCACAACGGGCTGGATGTTGCCGGGGTGGAGGCCGCCGGAGCTCGTCGGGAACGCGGCCTTTATGCCGTAGAACTTCTGCTCCATGTGGAAGACGTCGTTCTCGTCCGGCTTGTAGTGCTTCTCCCTGAGGATCCTGGCGTTCTGAATGACGTCCCACTTTCCGCCCTCGAGCTTGCCTGCTCCGGCCGTTCCAACGTGGAGCTGGTCGATACCGACGAGCCTGTAGAGCTTCGCCAGGACGAACATCGAGATGCCGTGATGCTTGTTCCTGGTAAAGGCCGCGTGCATGGCCCTGTGGCCGTGGACGGCCAGGCCGTAGTCCGCCGCCAGCTCGGTTATGTACTCGAGCGCTCCCCAGCCGGTTATGACGACATCGACCATCGCGTGCTTGAGGCCAAGATCGGCCAGAACCTCAAGCCTGCGCTCCATCTCAAGGAGAGGAGCGGTTATGTTGGCGAACCAGGTCTTCTTCTCGCCGGTCTCGTTCTCAACCTTGTCTATTGTCCTGGCCATTATCTCGGCGCGCTCATCGAAGCGGTTGTACCAGGGGCTCGTGAGATTCTCGTCGTCCTTCATGTAATCGGCACCGTTTGATAGGAGGTCGTACGCGAGCTTTTCGAACTCCTCAGGGGAATAACCCACCTTGGGCTTTGGAACGACACCGTAGAGCGGCCTGTCCTTGATATCGAGCATCTTCCTGACGCCCTCGATACCAAAGGCCGGACCGTTAAACTCCCTGATGAGCTTCTCGGGGAAGTAGAGATCCTCAAGGCGAAGACCCCTGACGCGCTTCATCCCGAAGACGTTGCCTGCTATGCTGGCCAGAAGTCCTGGAAGGTTCACCTCCTCAAAGGCGTGGAACGGGTAAGCTATCCTGACTATC encodes:
- a CDS encoding prenyltransferase, which produces MLVKEILSSVDVIADGYVKSTTYAKIGERLARTHNELYREAFVMAVEAAREIDDPPTMFRALLSIGYSMAKAGIKSFRRVYNSVLEDSKVLPQSHRDVVMKTAVEYLLSLGYIGDAILFASEIHNEKLRNKVLVEILARNTALIGRDPLKAAYRLRRNKLVLEYVTREPYRSRALAEVVKGYLYSGNYENAILSLREIVDRNLAKHIFKEVVFYLKDKGVLGHHIDLLENVADEMAEKLGRDFLPSLAFAFALSGQGFSAVRLVRKVGGEEVLEDIALELLLRDGDALPGFLGALNEEEAESVGKAVMNAILERPSLGSDSIVRAVENSTGSEDVLVKVARYYIVTGKLGEAMRIARSLRTERLRSITMADIAHNLVKAGRVEDAIDVALEVRDARFSSILISEILLKALEQELPGRVKSWNGSRH
- a CDS encoding TRM11 family SAM-dependent methyltransferase; this encodes MYAVIFGKNPALSEAEFYSFSRRFGLKVSPIESSRYWLLFDSSSHVERYFHWLGGSLKLVRIAGEGEEAIKDLEYARLFTVSLYGRNDWKLWRKLGSAVKREFKAEGPSKFFKPAKVYSMPAELILKGFPEVKDFVFLLREDGSFLVGETVKITDPFELKKLDVGRPVQRPILSIPPRLARIMVNLTEVGKGSFLDPFCGIGTIVQEFVLQGLSAYGGDRDPERIRDARKNLAWLRKEFRIKNSAHLEVCDARKLKRCFRQRFDAVVTEPYLGKPLRRNPNRGEAIKLANELDRFYYSVFESFGDVLKRNGKVVFVFPAYRLSGGGIYRKERKWLAKLGFEVLGRYTDYEERHKLVRDIHVLRYRG
- a CDS encoding CoA-binding protein, with the protein product MVRIMPVDRLSDDDLREILTKYRKIALVGASPKPERDANDVMRYLLEHGYEVYPVNPRYDEVLGRKCYPSVLDIPDDVEIVDLFVRPEFTIDYVEQAIEKGAKVVWFQFNTYNREAFKKAKEAGLTAVAHRCIKQEHARLIG
- a CDS encoding NfeD family protein, whose translation is MWRIKAGNLLKLLALMADEIIVGVFIFLVLPGMGMEIPLWVGLPVMLILLAKDFLIAPFVLGGGVDKRPETGPESLVGRTALVVEDLSPEGVVKLDGELWKAECLNGRAEKGEKVRIISVQGTRVLVERRG
- a CDS encoding M48 family metallopeptidase, yielding MLRVRRRPVKYARLEVRPDGTVVVTAPEGFDVDNLIERHRGWLEGKLAEIEGLREIAESGFPINGEFYQVIHGRKPKVHEKFKTVVLSPNPNDMVSYLKKILRRELLPLVDSYAGRMGVEPGKVYIRHQKSRWGSCSPKGNLNFNVRLIAIPPELREYVVIHELAHLKHMNHSKAFWGLVGEFYPDYKNARKELKTWWTIVELNPYWKWLARGEV
- a CDS encoding glycerate kinase type-2 family protein, with the protein product MTPKETALALMDAALKAADPYLAVKRNLGIEGNHLVVSGEMFPVRGRIYLLAFGKAACSMARAVVDPLGERIEGGVIITKYGYAENCPGLGRLKVIEAGHPVPDENSILAGKLGLELAEKVGENDILLVLISGGGSALFLLPERGITLEDKIRTNELLLKSGAKIYEINTVRKHISAVKGGKLAKRVRGTVISLILSDVVGDPLEAIASGPTVKDPTTFGDAFRILRLYGVWEKLPESVKRHIELGLEGKAEETLKEDLPNVHNFIVGSNTLACESALAKAKELGYNALLLTTTLEGEAREIALAIGSVVQEIARYDRPIPKPTVLIAGGEWTVTIEGKAGLGGPNQEFALSIARKIAGLNAVVLAVDTDGTDGPTDAAGGIVGGKTLGLLREAGIDVEEALRRHDAYPALERVGALLKIGPTGTNVNSLVVAVIPKERWHVHYPSKGERGC
- a CDS encoding DUF371 domain-containing protein, with amino-acid sequence MMREIIRCRGHENVRATHRSTLEFTKENYLTPRGDCILCIEADRGINDLSEDFKRALKAGKKLLIRIRVGDLTDEVLAEGSPELILEHEYSMVIRKSTYVDARTLAIRANKAARDIDRRIVELLKNPETTAEIELVVFD
- a CDS encoding 30S ribosomal protein S17e; translation: MGNIKQTFIKRTARELFDRYPNEFTRDFEHNKKKVEELTNVTSKTIRNRIAGYVTKLVRMKEEGKML
- a CDS encoding ArsR/SmtB family transcription factor → MESNKNMGRLLDILGNETRRRILILLTKRPYFVSELSQELGVGQKAVLEHLRILESAGLIEGRTEKIPRGRPRKYYTIKRGFRMEVLLTPYTFGTEMYEPKAPRRTREYNQARALIKSTEPADAKIDELLTFLAEIQERINEIIRTKQELEEVRLLTETYIENFFRRVAQENEREFERLLKEFAPRLPRKILEDLESF
- a CDS encoding thymidine kinase, with the protein product MVHPGGFLEVITGPMFAGKTTELIKRIERQTFAKRKAALFKPSIDNRYSEDDVVAHNGLRYEAFVVPTNEEGVELIERITLDEGFEVIGVDEVQFFPQVIVETLNRLADEGIYVIASGLNLDFKGDPFPVTRDLLVRADNIVYLTAVCTVCGKPATRSQRLIDGKPAPRDSPIILVGSSESYEARCREHHVVP
- the rbcL gene encoding type III ribulose-bisphosphate carboxylase, which translates into the protein MVEKFDKIYDYYVDKAYEPNKKRDIIAVFRVTPAEGYTIEAAAGAVAAESSTGTWTTLYEWYEQERWADLSAKAYDFHDMGDGSWIVRIAYPFHAFEEVNLPGLLASIAGNVFGMKRVRGLRLEDLYFPEKLIREFNGPAFGIEGVRKMLDIKDRPLYGVVPKPKVGYSPEEFEKLAYDLLSNGADYMKDDENLTSPWYNRFDERAEIMARTIDKVENETGEKKTWFANITAPLLEMERRLEVLADLGLKHAMVDVVITGWGALEYITELAADYGLAVHGHRAMHAAFTRNKHHGISMFVLAKLYRLVGIDQLHVGTAGAGKLEGGKWDVIQNARILREKHYKPDENDVFHMEQKFYGIKAAFPTSSGGLHPGNIQPVVDALGTDIVFQLGGGTLGHPDGPAAGARAVRQAIDAIMQGIPLDEYAKSHRELARALEKWGHVTPV